The segment TTTATAAAACTGACATTTTTTAATAAAATTTAAAAACTCTAAATATGAATATTCTCTATTCTTTGTATATTGATGATAAAGACTATAATGATATGTGACATCTAAATTTTTATAGTTTTCACCAATATATTTTATAGTCTCATTTAGGAAATCTTTTTTAATTCCCCCTTTGCATGGGATATTGATTTTATTAATATTGTTGGATATGCAAAAATTAAGTTTATTTTCTAATTGAAAACTATTTTTAAAAGATAATTCGAATCTTAAATCATTTAACATGTTCCAATTATAAAAAATTTATAAGTAAAAAGAGTTAACGAAAGCATGCTTCAAATACAACTCTTATTTTTAATTACTATTTATTCTATTACCTTTTAATATGTAATTTGGAGAAACAGCTAAAGCAGCCTTTAAAGAGATTTATTCTTTGGAAGATTTTTCAATCATATCTTTAAAGCATTTCCAATTGTTAGGTATAACTATCCCTGGCCAAGAGGTCCATAAACCTAAAACTAATCCTGATAATAATAAAATTGAAGTTCTAATATGAAAAACAATATAAATATTATAAAAGTAATTATATTTTGTAGAAAATAAAGATTGGAACAACTTACAAAAAATTACCTTATATTTTTGTATTTTTATTAATACAATTATTCTTATTAAATGAAATATATGAAGAGGTCGAGGGGTTAGAATAATCTAAACAAGATTACAAAAAAAATATGGCAAGTCAGGATTATCTAATTGCAATTGCATTAATAGAACAAAATAATATCAGGGCCATGCCTTTAGGTGGGAAAGAGATTAAAGAAAAACTAGAAGAAGAAGGTAATTTAATTAAACTTGGGGAAGAAGTAATTCTAAATCTTCTTTTAAGAGTTTTCCAAAGAAGTGATGAAGGAGCCTTAAAAAGAGTATCCGAAGATAAAGGCCTACTATTAGTTCATATGCATCCAAAAAGAATGCAGAAAGAACTTCCATTTATAAAATCTGAATGGATAAGAGACGGTGATACAACACAATTTTTAAAATATTTAGGTAATCTATCAAAAGAAATATGGACAGCTTCTTTAATCAAATATAAGGGTCTGGAATTAGTATCAATAGCAAAAAACGAAGATATATAGCTTTTTATATACAATCATAATTTTTAAAATATTCTTTAATTAATTCATTATTTTCGCTAGATATTTTTATACACTTCTTTTTATTTCCAAAATTAATTGATACATAATTAAAATCATTTTTAATATGCAAGGCACAATTGCCTTCTATACAAATACAAGAATCAATTCTTTGGTTTTTAATTATTTTTTTAACGAAAGGTTCTCTTTCTTTTTCCTCATCATAATGAGGGCATGCTATCCCCTTTATTATTCCTAAAGTATTTATTAGCTCTAATTTATCAGAGAAAGAGTCCGTAATTCCTTGATCAAACCAGCATATCGCGCCAGCACTGACACCACTCATAATTATGCCTTTTTCATAAGCAATTTTCAGAATATTCTGCAGATCCCATTCTTTCCAAACCGCCAACATACTTTTTGTATTTCCTCCTCCAACATAAATAATATCTTGGGATAGAATTTTTTTTTCCAAGTTTTCTGTTCTTGAAAAGAAATCAAGATGACTAGTTATACAATTTAATTTTGAAAAAGCTCTATAAAAATTTAATTTATATGAATCATTATCTCCTGATGCAGTAGGAATAAAACAGATTTTTGGGCTTTCCTTTTTAACTAATGACGTAATATATTTCTCTATCTTAAGTTCACCTAAGGACCTTCCAAAACCTCCACCTCCAATTGCCACAATATTTTTATTTGACATTGCAATTTGAACTCAACACAATGAATTTAAAACAAATTACCCAAAAAGATCAACTTGATTTAAAAAAAATATATTTTGATTCAATAATTTCTATCGATCAGAAAATTTATACTTCAGAACAAAAAAGAGCTTGGGCAAGTCAAGCCTGGGATAATAAATATTTTAATTTAACCTTAAAGGAAGGTAAAGGATGGCTTATTAATGAAAGAGAGAAGATAATTGCTTTTGCCTCAAGATATCCAAATAATAGAATTTCCCTTTTATATTGCAGAGGAGATTCACAAAGGAAAGGTTATGGGACAAAGTTACTCAAAAAAATAGAAAAGGAAGCCATAAAAGAGGGTTTACCTTGCTTAACAACAGAGGCAAGCTTAATTAGTTATAAATTATTTCTAAAAAATAGCTGGAAAATAATTCGTAAAGAAAAAATAATTATCAAGAATATAACATTTGAAAGATATAAGATGATAAAAAATTTTTAATTGCTTAAATAAAAAAATGAGTAGCAGAAGCAAAAAATTATTATTATTGCAAAGATCCCTTATTTGGTTTTTATATTTATTCTCAGGTTACATACTCTATTCAAAAAAAGGATATTTATTTTCTATATTTATTACCTTCGCAAAGGTAATTTATCCATTATCAATTTTTTGGTTACAAATAAGGATAAAAAGGAGTGAAAAGTTCTTACCAATAGATTCAGCCATGAAAACATCCCAATTATGGTTCAATCTATTGCCTGTTCTAGCATCCTTTATTACCGTAGTCTTAAGTATATTAAATACAATTTTTTATCTCATAGATAAGGTTATTTAGATATTAAGGCTAAAAAGACAAAACATTATGTAAATAAAATTGCTATTTCAGATAAATTGCTTAAATTTTAAATAGTAGTAAATTATTTTTTTCATGCAAAACATTACGTTTAAAGGAAATGTTAATTTTGATAATCAAAAGGAAGAATTGAACGAAAATGAATTGTTCTCTCTAAAAATTACTGACAGTTTATATAAAAAAGATATTGGAAAATTCCTAGAAATATTATCATCTCATTTCATCCCGTAAAAAAATCCCTACATGATGTTCAAATTAAAACAGTGCAAGAAATAAGTTTGTTTTTGACAGATAATATATTTAAATAATAAAAAATCTAATGCAAATGTATCTTGCGGATTGTCAATTTCCAGATATTGATAATCAGGTTAAGGCCTATAAATTATTTGTAGAGGCATGGGAGAATGGCGAAATGGCTAAAGCTGACAAAACTGCAAATTTTGAAATGCTCTTTAGAGTACATGCTCCTGGTGAAGGAAGAGTAGTTTGTTTGTGTAAAGCTTATAGTGATAAGGAAGTTTTTGAACATTTCGCCCCTTGGAGAGCAAAATTTGGAATTCATATGGAATTTACTCCTGTGACCAGTTGTCAAAACATTGTGGATTATCACAAAGACTTATTTAAATCAATGAATTAATAACCTATTAAATTTATTTTTTAATGTGAAAAAATCATTCTCAAGTATTATTAATAAAGATAAAAATACATCTTTATCTAAAAAATTTCCTAAAAAAGAAGATAATGAAAAATCAAAACCATTAATAATTTTCGGAACTATTGTTTCATTATCTTCTATATTTTTGCTCCTTTATACAATAAATAACAAATTTGGCTGATATGAGTAATTTACACAATTACTTTTATCTTGTATTTGATTTATATTAGTAAAAAATGACTAATTTTTATGGCATTTGAACAGGGTGGAATGGCTTCAGGCCTTCTGATTATCGCAGTTTCAATCGTTTTTGCTGCTGGATTTGGTTTTTTAGTATTACATTTTGTACCCGGAACACCTTTCTAATAACATTATTTATTAATTAGTTTGATCAATATTATATGTTCACTGTTTCAAGATCTTGCACAGTGTTATCTTCTTCAGTTTTATTTTTGACTCTATAAGCATAAATTAGTGAACCTAGCGCAATAGATGTAGAAGCTAATATTCCTGAAATAAGTATCAAAGCAAACAGGCCACCTATCAAACCCCCTTTTAATCTAAGTAAATTAGACTTTATGAGAAGAATCAAAAGAAAAAATGTAGTAGCTTTGAGAGAAGTTATTTTAATTAAAGCTAGAGGAGCAAAAGGGTTTAATAACATTTAATTTTTTGTATATTTATAACTCTAAAAAAAAATTCTTAAAAACGCTAAAAAAAAAGACTCAAAAAGAGTCTTTTAAAATTAAAATTCAAAATTATGCATTATTTATTCCTCAGTATCAAATTTGCTAAGGTTTGGTCCAGCGACTAAACCAACAAGCCCAAAGAGGACTAAAGAACCAATCCCAACACCTGCGGCCCAAGGATTAAAACCGCCAATGGCGAATGAAGCTAAAAAATTCATGAATTTTTAAAAACAATTATCTCGGAGCTAGCATACAGAATTATTGAAGGGAATATACCCAAATTGAGACATTTCTTTGTAATTCGAAAGTAATTCAATGAAGGGATGGTTTTGTTGCTAAATAAATATTTGACAAATGTAATACTTTACTTTTAAGTCTTTGATGGACAACAGGTCACCAACTTTTCACTTAAGATTAAATCATGGAAAACTAATCGTTATGAATACAAATTTAACATTTATATATGATGGAGAATGTCCTTTTTGTAATCATTTTGCAGAACTTTTAGAGCTTAAAAGTAAAATAAATAAAATTTCTATTCTCGATGGCAGAAAAAATCCCAAAATAATTAAATCTCTTTTAGAGAAAGGTTATGACATCGATAGAGGAGCAATCCTTCTTAAGGATGATGACATATTTCATGGGGCTGAAGCAATAAATAAAATATGTAATCAAATAAATAACCCTTCTGGCAAACTTTTAAAACTCTTATCAAATATCTTTAAATCAAACAAAAGAACGAATTTATTGTTTCCCTTTCTTGTAAGAGCAAGAAGATTAGCCTTAATTGCAAAAGGTGTGCCAACTTCTTTAGTTTGAAAAAATGATTCCCCTTAAATTAATAAATGACATATTTTTAAGCTTATTTGTGATTAGAAGATAATTTATTATTTCTTAGCTAGAACATATAAGTAATATCTAAAAGTAATGATAGAAAACTTCAATCCATTTTTATCTTTAGGTGGTAAAGATCAGAAAATAAATCATATGGCAGAAGCTGCACTAGAAATGAACTTAACATGCAATGATTTAAAAAAAGATCTTGATTTAACTGATGGGGACGTTATTGATATGTTGCAATTAGTGATGGATGGGTTTAAAAATAGAAATTAAATAAATAATCTCACTGAAAAATTTAGTTTTCCTTAAATTTTTAATGAAAAGTATACAAATTGAATTTTCAAAATATGAGTCAGTAAGTTCATTATGGTCTGAATTGATAGAACATCATGGGTTTGAAAGAGCTAAAAATATTGTTTCACAAGCTATAGATTTACAAAAAATGAATGGCAATAAAAATGTAACCATGCCAATTATATTTTCAGGGACTGGAGGATTAGCATTAATTCCTATTAAATCATTAAAAGAAAAAACTTTAAAGAGTAAATCAAAAGAAAATCAAGTACTCATATTTAATCTCAAAAAGAAATCATTTCAAATATTAAATGAAGCTAAACATTAATAAATTTTTTGAAAACCATTTAATAAAACAAATTAGATTGGAAAATATCTCATCACAGAATTAATTGATATACCAAACCCATAGAAAATTTTTACTCAATATTTACAAATTTTATTTATAGTCTATTTATGTTTACAACGAATAATGACTTTTGAAGCCAAATATCTAGGTTCAAACGGTTGGTTGATCAAATTTGATAAAACTAACTTAATAATAGATCCCTGGCTTACAGGTGATTTGATATTCCCTCCAGGAGAGTGGTTTTTCAAAGGTTCACTAGATAATGAAATTTTAATTGAGGAAGACATTAATATAATTTTATTGACGCAAGGCTTACCCGATCATTGCCATGTTCCTTCATTAAAAAAGTTTAAAAAAGATATTGATATCATCTGCTCCAATAGTGCAAAAGGAATTCTTGAAAAATTAGGCTTTACTTCGATCAAAGTTCTTAAACCAAAAGAAAAAATCATGCAAAAGGAACTAGAAATAGAAGCTACTGCTGGTGCTCCCGTACCACAAATAGAAAATGGATACATAGTAAAAGACTATAAAGGAAAGGGTTTCTACATAGAACCACATGGTTATCTTGATGAAAACGTTAATTCTCAAGAATTAGATGCAGTCATAACTCCAATAATTAACCTTGAACTTCCTCTTGTTGGATCTTTTGTAAAAGGGGCCGATGTGCTTCCCAAATTAATAAAAACTTTTAATCCAAAATATATACTTTCAAGTACTGCTGGAGGAGAAGCAAAATATACAGGCCTTTTAAACAAATTTATATCAGTTCAGGAATATGCAGAAGAAGTAAAATGTAACCTGGTAAATTTAAAAACTATGGATTCTGTAAAAATTTAGATATGTTTAATAAAGAAAATTTATAACTATATCGTTAGTGCTTATAAACTAATAAAATAGAAAAAGATAAGGGTTATCTAAAATTTATTCATTATTTTTTTCAACAATTTGTCTTTTTGCACTAAACACATCCTATTTTTGTGACAATATTAAGCTCGATTTAGTAATTAGAAATAATATTAATGGGGATTTCTCAATAGTTAAAACCATCTCTGAAATTGAACCTGGAGCATTTATTAATATAGATTGGAATAAAAAAAAACTAATGTTACCATATTCTCTGAGAAAAGATTATTTATCATTTACGGATAGAAAATGGGATTGGAGATACGAAATAAATCAAGAGGGATTGGTAAAAGATAAAAATCCGATATTGTATGAGTTACTTCCATCTGGAATAATCAAAGATCATATATGTCAATTAGGAAAAACCTAATTATTTTAATTTATCATGCACATAATACTCTCTAATAAATTATTTAGTTCAGAGGATTAATTAAATAAAGATGCTTAACGTTTCAGACAATAAGAACAATAATCAATATATAAAACTGGAGGATTACAAACCCTTTGATTATGAAATACCTAATATTTTTTTGGATTTCATAATTGAAGACAAAAGAGTAATTGTTAAAACCGAACTAGAATTCATTAAAAAGAATATTAATATAAATTCCCTTATTCTTGATGGGATAGATATATTTGTTGAAAAGATATATTTAGATGAATCTTTATTAGAAGAAAATAACTATTCAATACAAAAAAATAGATTATTAATTAAACCCATACTCAAAGAAACTTTTACCTTAAAGATTGTGGGAACAATTAAACCAAAGGAGAATTTTTCACTTTTAGGAATGTATGAAAGTAATGGAATTATTACTACGCAATGCGAAGCAGAAGGCTTTAGAAGAATAAGTTACCATTCTGATAGACCTGATATTTTAAGTAAATACAAAGTAAGGATCGAGGCTAATAAGGAAGATTTTCCTGTTTTACTTTCTAATGGAAATCTAGTCAAAGCAAATGATCTTAAACACAGAAGGCACGAAGTGATATGGGAAGATCCATATCCTAAACCCTCATATCTTTTCGCTTTAGTTGCAGGAAAACTGAACTGCATAAAAGATAACTTCAATACTAAATCTAATAAAAAAGTAGAAATAAATATTTACGTGGAAAAAGGTGATGAAAAATATGTAAAACATTCAATCAATTCATTAAAGAAGTCAATGAAATGGGACGAAGAAAAATATAATCTTGAATACGATTTATCTTTATTTAATATTGTTGCAATTAGGCATTTCAATATGGGAGCGATGGAAAATAAAAGCCTCAATATTTTTAACTCAAAATTAATACTTGCAAATAAAGAGACTACGACTGATGAAGAGCTAGAGCGTATAGAAGGTGTAATCGCTCATGAGTACTTTCATAATTGGACGGGGAATAGAATAACTTGTAGAGATTGGTTTCAATTATCCCTAAAAGAGGGTTTAACAGTATTTAGAGATCAGGAATTTACATCAGATCTTCATAATCGTTCAATAAAAAGACTTGAGGATGCAAAATTCTTAAGAAAAGCACAATTTAGAGAAGACTCCGGTCCAACATCACATCCAGTGAGACCTGAAAAATATTTAGAGATAGACAATTTTTATACAACTACTATCTACGAAAAAGGAGCAGAAATAATAAGGATGCTTAAAACATTAGTAAAAGAAGAAAACTTTAATAATGGTTTTAGTAATTTTATTTCTACCTATGATGGGAAAGCAGCAACTATTGATCAATTTGTTAATAAGATTTTAGAAAATAACAAAGAAATAAATAATGAAAAATTTAAAACTTGGTATAAACAAAATGGAACTCCACTAGTTAAGTTTAAAAGAAAATGGGATAAAGAAAAACAAATCCTTAAAATACAAGTCTCGCAAATAAATTCAAATAAAAAAAATCTTTATAACGATTTACCTCTAATAATTCCTATTAATATTGCAATATTCTTGAATAGTTATGAAAAAATAAAAAAGACACTTATCTTAAAAGAAAAGGAAGAGGAATTCACTTTAGAAAATATAAACTCCAAATTTGACAGCCCAATAATTTCTTATTTTCGAAATTTCTCAGCTCCCATTAAATGGGAAACAGATACTACTTTTGCAGAGAAATTATTAATACTAGAATTTGAAACTGATTATTTTACGATATATGACACGATAAAAGGCATATATAAAAAAATAATTTGCAAAAGAATATATGAAGAACCCGATATTAATATTGAAAATAAATTAATAACAACATTAAGATCAATAATAAGGAATAATAAAAGTATAAATTTATCTCTCTTATCTGAAATACTTAGTATCCCAACTTTCTCTGAAATAGAATCAGAGATCAAGAAAGTTGATCCATTAAAAGTTTATAAAACTATTGACGACTTAAATTATCTTTTTGGTACAAAATTAAAAGTAGAACTACTGAATAAGCTTAAAGAAATTGATAAAAACATTACTAAATTATGGCCTGAGGGTAAGGATGAAAGAAAACTAATAGAAACAATATGGAGGTTACTTTTACATAGTAAATATGAGGGAATTAAAAATAAAGTAATTAGTTATATAGATAGTAATTCAATGACTCTTTCAAAAGCTGCTTTGAATGTATTCACCAGGATTAATTGTCCGGAAAGAGAATTAATTTCAAATATTTTTTTTAATAAATGGAAACACAATCCAGTAGTCTTAGATAATTGGTTCTTTTTTAAAGCATCTATTGAGATAAATAATAATCAAAAAAATATTGAAGCTCTATTTAAAAATGAATATTTTGATGTCAAATCACCCAATACTTTAAAATCTATATTAAATGCATACGTAACAAGAAATTCATTATTCCACTCCAGAGATGGATCAGGTTATAAATACGTAGCAGATAAAATTCTAGAATATGACAAATCAAATCCAATAGTAATTTCACGTTTTTTAAAAATATTTAGTACTTTCAGGCAATATGAAAATCCTTATAAAAGAAATATAATTAAAGTTCTTGATTACATTAAAAAAAATAAACTCTCACCAAATACAAGAGAAATTATAGATGCAATTTTAAATTAATAATTATTCTATTTATATAAACTTATAAGTAGTATTATTAAAATCCCAATAATAATAAAAAGCAAATATATCTTTTGAGAGATTTGTATTTTAAAATTACTAAATCGATCTTTTTTATATTCTTTATCCCACTTTTTTTTTACGTAATTATTAGTTACAAATTTGTTAGGTCTACCACAGAATAGGCAAGTAGGGGCTGTTATTGAGATTAAATTCTTACATTGTGGACATTTTTTTTGCATCATAATTTTTTTATTTTAGCAAATAATTTTTGAATATTTCTTATTAAAAACCATATATAAAAATTTCTCTTAAGAAGAAAAATATTAAAGATTATTTATAGATAATGATTCGAGATTAATTAAATTAAGTTTCAAAAGAATACTTAATTAAAGCTAATAAATAATGTGGAATATAATAAATTATTATTTTAATTTTTACATGTTTGCAATTGCATTAGGATTAGGTCCTATAGAAACAATTACAATAGCAATATCAGCTACAGTTTTTATTTCTGCTTTTACATGGGTATCAATTAAAGGTGATTTAAGAGAACTTGCAAACGAACTAATTGATGATAATAATCAGAAAGAAGAAAATTAATTATTTCTATAAATAATTAATTATGTAGCCTTGGATAATCAATAATATGTCTTATTTCCTTAAGGGATGCTCCATAAATTCTATTACCATTTAAATTAACTCCTTTCCATTTTTCTTTTTGGTTAAAAGTATCGTTATTACAAGAGTTATGCCCAAAAGAATGCTTATCATCCCATGTCAAAGTTATATCCCAACCTTTATAGTTCTCTATCATAGAAAAAAATATTAATACATTCAAATATTACATACAAAGACAGAAAACAAAAACGAAGGAAATAAGTAGTTTTTTTATAATATTTATTTAATATTCTATAAATTAGGAAACAATTTTTATTTTAAGTGCTGACTTGTCCGCATTTTCTCTAGCAATATTTAGGTCATCATCTGTTGAAAGGACTACCCCCATTCTCCTTCCTTTCTTTGCTGTTGGTTTCCCAAATATTAGAACTTTAGTATTCTCTAGTTCTAATGCCTCGTTTAGTCCAGAGTATGAAGGAGTATTAGATTCTTTATCTGATATTATTACTCTGGTTGCTGATGGCTTTAATAGTGAGATATTTGGTATAGGTAGATTTAAAAAGGCTCTTAAGTGTAATTCAAATTCGTTTATGTTTTGACTAACTAAGGTGACCATTCCTGTATCATGAGGCCTAGGAGATAATTCTGAAAATATAACCTCTTTGCCTCTAACAAAAAACTCAACCCCATATATACCTGAACCATTTAAATTGTTTAATATTTTTGTTGTCATTTTTCGGGCTTCATTAATCAAGGATTGATTCATATCCAATGGTTGCCAGCTACATTGATAATCTCCTTTGTATTGTTCATGACCTATTGGCTCACAAAATATATTCTCTCCACTAGTTTTTCTAATAGTTAAAAGAGTAAATTCATAATCAAAATTTAAAAATTCCTCAAGTATTACACCAACTATTTTTCCTCTTGAATTTTTCAAGGCATCATTCCAAGCTAATAAAAGATCCTCTTTCCTATTAACTAAACTTTGACCTTTACCTGATGAACTCATTAGAGGCTTTATCAAAAGAGGGAATCCAATTTCAGATGACTTTATTTCTAGCTCATCAACATTAAAAACATAACTAAATTTTGCAGTTTTTATATTTAATTCTTTAGATGCCAGGTCTCTTATTTTATCCCTATTCATAGTTATTTCAACAGTTCTAGCATTAGGAACGATATTTATTCCTTCATCTTCCAATTCCTTTAAAGCTTCAATTGATAGTGCTTCAATTTCGGGTACTACAAAATCAGGATTGAGTTCTTTTATCTTTTTTTTTAGTATTTCCTTATCACTCATATCTATGACAAAAGAATTATCAGCTAATTGCATCGCAGGTGCATTTTCGTATTTATCAATAGCTATTACTTCTAGGCCTAATCTTTTAGCTTCAACCACTAATTCTTTTCCAAGTTCGCCACTGCCAAGTAATAATATTTTCTTGGGAATAAATTTAAAGCTGCTCATCTCTAAATAAATTTATGTTATTTATTATCGTCAGATAGCTTGTTAGAGAGTTTATCTTCACTTTTATTAGCTTTTAAATTAGACAAAAAAGAATTATTTCCGAACCAATCATTTTGCTTCATTCCTCTTGTAATTGAAGTTGAAATAGCACCAAGAAAGAAAAAAGCCATCATTACCCAAAGGATTCGTTCTAGAGCAATTGAAGGCGAGAAGCCCTGTCCTGATTTAATAATTTCAGTAAGAGGGTCTAAGGGGTCCAAGTTAATTTTTAAGTATGTTATTTTATTATATAAGTTGAGTAAAAACTTTTTACTAAAAATTACAAATAAAAATAATAGGCAAATAAGGTCTTTAAAAAACGCAAAAACATTTTTTCAATGTTATCTTCAATAGATAAATTTCTCAAACTTATGGTAGTAGATGTCCAAAACACAACCGTTGTTTCAGCAAATGGAGAAGCGAAAAAACTTGGCCAATATTCAGGAAATGTAATTTTGATAGTAAACGTCGCCAGTTATTGCGGTAATACTGCTCAATATAAGGATCTCCAAAAGCTTCACGATAAATATTCAAAAAAAGGTTTAAGGATTCTTGCTTTCCCTTGTAATGACTTCGGGAATCAAGAGCCTGATTCTCTTACAGAGATAAAGAACTTTTGTTCTACAAAATATGGTGTTGAATTCGAAATTATGGAAAAAGTACACGCGAAAGGTAATACTAGCGAACCATATACAACACTAAATAATGTTGAACCAAAGGGTGATGTTGAATGGAATTTTGAAAAATTTTTAATTGGCAAAGATAGTAATGTGATTGCAAGGTTTAAACCTGGTATTCAACCATTCGATGAAAATTTAATTGCCGCAATAGAAGTAGCAATAGATTCTTAATTTGGTATTAATATTAAAAATTTTTTTACCAAATAAAACCAAAAGGCTGTAATTATTTTTGAAATTTTATAATTAAATGAATATATATAGGATTATTTATTCTTAATTATCATTGTTTTAGCTTTTTTTGAATTTAGGTTTTTTCCTTTTTGTCTTTGCTTCTACTAACTCTTCTTTAACTTCAATTACCTCTGGTTCCTCTGACTTTGCTTCTACTAACTCTTCTTTAACTTCAATTACCTCTGGTTCCTCTGACTTTGCTTCTACTAACTCTTCTTTAACTTCAATTACCTCTGGTTCCTCTGACTTTGCTTCTACTAACTCTTCTTTAACTTCAATTACCTCTGGTTCCTCTGACTTTGCTTCTATTAACTCTTCTTTAACTTCAATTACCTCTGGTTCCTCTGACTTTGCTTCTACTA is part of the Prochlorococcus marinus subsp. pastoris str. CCMP1986 genome and harbors:
- a CDS encoding peptidase E gives rise to the protein MSNKNIVAIGGGGFGRSLGELKIEKYITSLVKKESPKICFIPTASGDNDSYKLNFYRAFSKLNCITSHLDFFSRTENLEKKILSQDIIYVGGGNTKSMLAVWKEWDLQNILKIAYEKGIIMSGVSAGAICWFDQGITDSFSDKLELINTLGIIKGIACPHYDEEKEREPFVKKIIKNQRIDSCICIEGNCALHIKNDFNYVSINFGNKKKCIKISSENNELIKEYFKNYDCI
- a CDS encoding GNAT family N-acetyltransferase, with protein sequence MNLKQITQKDQLDLKKIYFDSIISIDQKIYTSEQKRAWASQAWDNKYFNLTLKEGKGWLINEREKIIAFASRYPNNRISLLYCRGDSQRKGYGTKLLKKIEKEAIKEGLPCLTTEASLISYKLFLKNSWKIIRKEKIIIKNITFERYKMIKNF
- a CDS encoding DUF3303 domain-containing protein, with amino-acid sequence MQMYLADCQFPDIDNQVKAYKLFVEAWENGEMAKADKTANFEMLFRVHAPGEGRVVCLCKAYSDKEVFEHFAPWRAKFGIHMEFTPVTSCQNIVDYHKDLFKSMN
- a CDS encoding DCC1-like thiol-disulfide oxidoreductase family protein, translated to MNTNLTFIYDGECPFCNHFAELLELKSKINKISILDGRKNPKIIKSLLEKGYDIDRGAILLKDDDIFHGAEAINKICNQINNPSGKLLKLLSNIFKSNKRTNLLFPFLVRARRLALIAKGVPTSLV
- a CDS encoding MBL fold metallo-hydrolase is translated as MTFEAKYLGSNGWLIKFDKTNLIIDPWLTGDLIFPPGEWFFKGSLDNEILIEEDINIILLTQGLPDHCHVPSLKKFKKDIDIICSNSAKGILEKLGFTSIKVLKPKEKIMQKELEIEATAGAPVPQIENGYIVKDYKGKGFYIEPHGYLDENVNSQELDAVITPIINLELPLVGSFVKGADVLPKLIKTFNPKYILSSTAGGEAKYTGLLNKFISVQEYAEEVKCNLVNLKTMDSVKI
- the pepN gene encoding aminopeptidase N; amino-acid sequence: MLNVSDNKNNNQYIKLEDYKPFDYEIPNIFLDFIIEDKRVIVKTELEFIKKNININSLILDGIDIFVEKIYLDESLLEENNYSIQKNRLLIKPILKETFTLKIVGTIKPKENFSLLGMYESNGIITTQCEAEGFRRISYHSDRPDILSKYKVRIEANKEDFPVLLSNGNLVKANDLKHRRHEVIWEDPYPKPSYLFALVAGKLNCIKDNFNTKSNKKVEINIYVEKGDEKYVKHSINSLKKSMKWDEEKYNLEYDLSLFNIVAIRHFNMGAMENKSLNIFNSKLILANKETTTDEELERIEGVIAHEYFHNWTGNRITCRDWFQLSLKEGLTVFRDQEFTSDLHNRSIKRLEDAKFLRKAQFREDSGPTSHPVRPEKYLEIDNFYTTTIYEKGAEIIRMLKTLVKEENFNNGFSNFISTYDGKAATIDQFVNKILENNKEINNEKFKTWYKQNGTPLVKFKRKWDKEKQILKIQVSQINSNKKNLYNDLPLIIPINIAIFLNSYEKIKKTLILKEKEEEFTLENINSKFDSPIISYFRNFSAPIKWETDTTFAEKLLILEFETDYFTIYDTIKGIYKKIICKRIYEEPDINIENKLITTLRSIIRNNKSINLSLLSEILSIPTFSEIESEIKKVDPLKVYKTIDDLNYLFGTKLKVELLNKLKEIDKNITKLWPEGKDERKLIETIWRLLLHSKYEGIKNKVISYIDSNSMTLSKAALNVFTRINCPERELISNIFFNKWKHNPVVLDNWFFFKASIEINNNQKNIEALFKNEYFDVKSPNTLKSILNAYVTRNSLFHSRDGSGYKYVADKILEYDKSNPIVISRFLKIFSTFRQYENPYKRNIIKVLDYIKKNKLSPNTREIIDAILN
- a CDS encoding photosystem II reaction centre N prot: MFAIALGLGPIETITIAISATVFISAFTWVSIKGDLRELANELIDDNNQKEEN
- the purT gene encoding formate-dependent phosphoribosylglycinamide formyltransferase, whose protein sequence is MSSFKFIPKKILLLGSGELGKELVVEAKRLGLEVIAIDKYENAPAMQLADNSFVIDMSDKEILKKKIKELNPDFVVPEIEALSIEALKELEDEGINIVPNARTVEITMNRDKIRDLASKELNIKTAKFSYVFNVDELEIKSSEIGFPLLIKPLMSSSGKGQSLVNRKEDLLLAWNDALKNSRGKIVGVILEEFLNFDYEFTLLTIRKTSGENIFCEPIGHEQYKGDYQCSWQPLDMNQSLINEARKMTTKILNNLNGSGIYGVEFFVRGKEVIFSELSPRPHDTGMVTLVSQNINEFELHLRAFLNLPIPNISLLKPSATRVIISDKESNTPSYSGLNEALELENTKVLIFGKPTAKKGRRMGVVLSTDDDLNIARENADKSALKIKIVS
- a CDS encoding glutathione peroxidase, with amino-acid sequence MVVDVQNTTVVSANGEAKKLGQYSGNVILIVNVASYCGNTAQYKDLQKLHDKYSKKGLRILAFPCNDFGNQEPDSLTEIKNFCSTKYGVEFEIMEKVHAKGNTSEPYTTLNNVEPKGDVEWNFEKFLIGKDSNVIARFKPGIQPFDENLIAAIEVAIDS